A stretch of DNA from Gottschalkia acidurici 9a:
TCTAGACTAAACATCGAAGTATAGATAATCAGGATCTTAATTGATTTTGGTTATCTATATTTATATATAATATAAAAGGAGAAAAGAAATGGACGTCAGAAGCAAACTAAAACAAGCTGAAAAAATCGTAATTAAAGTAGGAACTTCTAGCTTAACTTACTCAAATGGAAAGCTGAACTTAGAGCGTATAGAAAGGTTAGCTAGAGTATTGTCTGATTTAAATAATCAAGATAAAAAAATAGTACTAGTTTCATCAGGGGCTATAGGAGTTGGAGTAGAAAGACTAGGTCTTAATAGAACAGAGGTTACATTACCAGAAAAGCAAGCCTCAGCTTCTGTAGGTCAAGCGATCCTTATGAAAATATACCAAAAGTTCTTTGAAGAATACAACACTCCAGTATCACAGATACTCTTAACTAAAGATGTTATGGATGGTGGCATAAGAAAAGAGAACGCACAAAATACATTTAATACGCTTCTGGATATGGGAGTAATTCCAATAGTAAATGAAAATGATACTATATCAACTTTTGAGATAGAGTTTGGAGATAACGATACACTTTCAGCAACAGTAGCTTCTTTAGTAGGTGCTGATTTACTTATACTACTTACAGATATAGATGGACTATTTACAGCAGATCCTAGAAAAGATAAAAATGCAGAAATTATATCTGTAGTGGAAGAAATAAATGAGGAAATAGATAGTGCAGCTGATGGAGCTGGAAGTAAACTAGGAACGGGTGGAATGGTTACTAAGATATCAGCAGCAAAGATATGCTGTAGCTATGGAATAGATACTGTAATAGCAAATGGCGAAGATCCTAAAATTATATACGATATATTGGATGCAAAAGAAATAGGAACTTTATTTTTGTCAGGTAAATAGATTGTATATTTAAGCAAAGTATTGCATTAACATACTAAAGTGTTGTATAATCTATAAAACTATAATCAGGTGGTGAAGATATGAGTAATTTAATAGATATGGGTAAAGATGCTAAAAAAGCAAGTACTATATTAGCTAGATTATCTTCGGGTGAAAAAAATGAAGGCTTGAGAACAGCGGCTGAATTTTTAATAAATAGAAAACAAGAAATTTTAGAAGCTAATAAAAAGGATTTGACTGAAGCTAAAGCAAATGGAATTAGTGGAGCACTTTTAGATAGACTAACATTAGATGATGAACGTATAAAATCTATGGCGGATGGATTACTAGATATAGTAGGGTTAAATGATCCGATAGGTGAGGGATTATCTACTATAAAAAGACCTAACGGACTTATAATAGGGCAAAAGAGAGTGCCTTTAGGAGTTATAGGAATTATATATGAGGCAAGACCAAATGTAACAGTAGATGGATTTGGGTTATGTTTAAAAACGGGAAATGCTGTTATTTTAAGAGGTGGAAAAGAAGCTATAAATACTAATATAGCTACCATAAATATAATACAAGATGCACTAGAAAAATGTGGACTTCCAAAAGAATCTGTACAGCTTGTAAAAGATACATCTAGAGAAGTAGCAAACGAAATGATGAAATTAAATGAATATCTAGATGTGCTTATACCAAGAGGAGGAGCGGGACTTATAAAAGCAATACTTGAAAATAGTACTGTACCAGTTATAGAAACTGGAGCTGGAAACTGTCATGTATACGTAGACAGTGAAGCTAGCATAGATATGGCTGTTCCTATAATAGTAAATGCTAAGACACAAAGACCAGGTGTATGTAATTCTATAGAAAAGGTAATAATTCATAAAGACATAGTTAAAGAAGCTATAAGACCAATATATGAGAGTTTAAAAGAATACAATGTAGAAGTTCGTGGAGATGAGGTAGTTAAAAGTCTTATACCAGAAATAATAGAGGCATCTGAGGATGATTGGGGTACAGAGTATTTAGACTTTACGATAGCTATAAAAACGGTTGAATCTATAGAGGAAGCTATAGATCACATAAATAAATACAGCACAAAGCACTCAGAATCTATTATTACTAAAAATTACTTTAATGCACAAAAATTCTTAGATGAAGTGGATTCAGCAGCTGTATATGTAAATGCTTCAACAAGATTTACTGACGGGTCTGAATTTGGATACGGAGCAGAAATAGGTATAAGTACTCAAAAGCTTCATGCAAGAGGACCAATGGGATTAAGAGAATTAACTTCTACTAAATATATAATATACGGTAATGGTCAAATAAGAGGGTAAATGATTTTTTAGGCGAAAGAGGCGATGATATGAAAAGATTTAAAAGAATATTAGTAGCTAATAGAGGAGAAATAGCTATAAGAATATTTAGAGCATGTAGTGAACTAGGAATAAGATCTGTGGCTATATACTCTGATGAGGATAAAAACTCTTTATTTAGAACTAAAGCAGATGAGTCATATTTAATAGGTAAAAACAAAGGACCTGTAGAGGCATATCTGAATATTGATGAGATCATAAAATTAGCAGTGAAAAAAGGTGTAGATGCAATACATCCAGGTTATGGTTTTC
This window harbors:
- the proB gene encoding glutamate 5-kinase, with product MDVRSKLKQAEKIVIKVGTSSLTYSNGKLNLERIERLARVLSDLNNQDKKIVLVSSGAIGVGVERLGLNRTEVTLPEKQASASVGQAILMKIYQKFFEEYNTPVSQILLTKDVMDGGIRKENAQNTFNTLLDMGVIPIVNENDTISTFEIEFGDNDTLSATVASLVGADLLILLTDIDGLFTADPRKDKNAEIISVVEEINEEIDSAADGAGSKLGTGGMVTKISAAKICCSYGIDTVIANGEDPKIIYDILDAKEIGTLFLSGK
- a CDS encoding glutamate-5-semialdehyde dehydrogenase, producing the protein MSNLIDMGKDAKKASTILARLSSGEKNEGLRTAAEFLINRKQEILEANKKDLTEAKANGISGALLDRLTLDDERIKSMADGLLDIVGLNDPIGEGLSTIKRPNGLIIGQKRVPLGVIGIIYEARPNVTVDGFGLCLKTGNAVILRGGKEAINTNIATINIIQDALEKCGLPKESVQLVKDTSREVANEMMKLNEYLDVLIPRGGAGLIKAILENSTVPVIETGAGNCHVYVDSEASIDMAVPIIVNAKTQRPGVCNSIEKVIIHKDIVKEAIRPIYESLKEYNVEVRGDEVVKSLIPEIIEASEDDWGTEYLDFTIAIKTVESIEEAIDHINKYSTKHSESIITKNYFNAQKFLDEVDSAAVYVNASTRFTDGSEFGYGAEIGISTQKLHARGPMGLRELTSTKYIIYGNGQIRG